Proteins co-encoded in one Crateriforma spongiae genomic window:
- a CDS encoding ExbD/TolR family protein has protein sequence MAVKIKKSSAAGTLSLTPLIDVVFLLLIFFLVTSEFEDEERRLDIVLPTATSATPMISRPREIIIDVDSSGQVFMRGEPTDLVTLEQLLVKAVADNPADQSVVIRADREASFQPVVSVMDVCNSTGVADYSVTTREGPAE, from the coding sequence GTGGCGGTAAAGATCAAGAAATCGTCGGCCGCCGGGACGCTCAGTTTGACGCCGTTGATTGACGTCGTTTTTCTGTTGCTGATTTTCTTCCTGGTGACCAGCGAATTTGAGGACGAAGAACGTCGCTTGGACATCGTCCTGCCGACCGCGACCAGTGCGACGCCGATGATCAGTCGGCCTCGGGAAATCATCATTGATGTCGATTCGTCGGGCCAAGTTTTTATGCGGGGGGAACCGACCGATTTGGTGACCCTGGAACAGTTGTTGGTCAAAGCGGTGGCCGACAATCCGGCCGATCAGTCGGTGGTCATCCGGGCGGATCGTGAAGCCAGCTTTCAACCGGTCGTCAGCGTGATGGATGTTTGCAATTCCACCGGCGTTGCTGACTATAGCGTGACCACGCGTGAGGGGCCTGCCGAGTGA